From Micrococcus porci, one genomic window encodes:
- a CDS encoding helix-turn-helix domain-containing protein: MSRQPASVPLTSALDTAPFGREMRALRRGAGLTQAQAADRMGVSLRWLKYLEAGTRRPRLQDVGRVAVMDPLTGRMATSVLQTLTPAGKITPSGPRLSLAHLARLAGWPLEPMDPSVSDAVTPEALAVVADVLDAAHALLDQADPHMEDLEALAATRNVSAVVHRLDHVYAALAAEDAR, translated from the coding sequence ATGAGCCGCCAGCCCGCCTCTGTGCCCCTGACCAGTGCCCTTGACACGGCACCGTTCGGGCGTGAAATGCGCGCACTCCGCCGCGGCGCGGGCCTCACCCAGGCCCAGGCCGCGGACCGGATGGGGGTCTCCCTCCGCTGGCTCAAGTACCTGGAGGCGGGCACCCGGCGGCCCCGCTTGCAAGACGTCGGCCGCGTGGCCGTCATGGACCCGCTCACGGGCCGCATGGCCACCAGCGTCCTCCAGACCCTCACCCCGGCCGGGAAGATCACCCCGTCTGGCCCCCGACTATCCCTCGCGCACCTGGCCCGCCTCGCCGGCTGGCCACTCGAGCCCATGGACCCATCCGTATCCGATGCAGTCACCCCGGAGGCCCTGGCTGTCGTGGCCGACGTCCTGGACGCCGCGCACGCCCTCCTGGACCAGGCGGACCCGCACATGGAGGACCTGGAGGCCTTGGCCGCCACCCGCAACGTCTCCGCCGTGGTTCACCGCCTGGATCATGTCTACGCCGCTCTCGCTGCCGAGGACGCCCGGTGA
- a CDS encoding helix-turn-helix transcriptional regulator, which translates to MSATPTPAAALSLTHLTPQDLAARVGVPVATVYNWRTTGYGPRGFRVGKYLRYRLADVEAWEAEQIAAEDAR; encoded by the coding sequence ATGAGCGCCACCCCGACCCCCGCCGCTGCTCTTTCCCTCACCCACCTCACCCCCCAGGACCTCGCCGCCCGCGTGGGTGTCCCGGTCGCCACCGTCTACAACTGGCGGACGACCGGCTACGGCCCCCGCGGATTCCGCGTCGGGAAGTACCTCCGGTACCGCCTGGCCGACGTGGAGGCATGGGAGGCCGAACAGATCGCCGCCGAGGACGCCCGATGA
- a CDS encoding helix-turn-helix domain-containing protein, whose product MSHFPTDQEIGRRVRDAREDAGIKQQGDLVPLLRAAGLPWSQGTLSRVELGQRSVKVTEAAVLAEVLGVTVPALIGAPESTTREVLWEAYLGAENVAKVLRTVEDVYWETVRGVRDKARQDDELRSRVQERRDKYLAIRSEDLRRQAIRDGDDVSTPEAWAAYTKLWGLDAIPAIRAATDVLEGLESADDTVGGEG is encoded by the coding sequence ATGAGTCACTTTCCGACGGACCAGGAGATCGGCCGCCGCGTGCGGGACGCCCGCGAGGACGCCGGGATCAAGCAACAGGGGGACCTAGTACCCCTCCTACGCGCCGCCGGCCTGCCCTGGTCTCAAGGGACCCTTTCCCGCGTGGAGTTGGGCCAGCGGTCCGTCAAGGTCACGGAGGCAGCCGTCCTCGCGGAGGTCCTGGGCGTGACCGTGCCCGCACTGATCGGCGCACCGGAGTCCACTACCCGCGAGGTGCTGTGGGAGGCGTACCTGGGCGCGGAGAACGTGGCCAAGGTTCTCCGCACAGTCGAAGACGTCTACTGGGAGACGGTCCGGGGCGTGCGTGACAAGGCGCGCCAGGACGACGAGCTCCGGAGCCGAGTTCAGGAGCGGCGGGACAAGTACCTGGCCATCCGGTCGGAGGATCTGCGCCGCCAGGCCATACGAGATGGAGACGACGTGAGCACGCCGGAGGCCTGGGCCGCCTACACCAAGCTCTGGGGCCTGGACGCCATCCCGGCTATCCGCGCGGCCACCGACGTTCTGGAGGGGCTGGAAAGCGCGGACGACACCGTGGGCGGGGAGGGCTGA
- a CDS encoding tyrosine-type recombinase/integrase, translating into MPRPPLAVGTWGRISDPLEVAPGVFRAMAKVRDVDGVTRKVEARASSKERARRTLEARLRARTAPPAGEVTPDTRVRDVARLWLAEVEARGRAANTVKRYRITVDLHVCKARGGVGELRVRECTTSRMEAFLRGIARDHGAPSAKVARTVMSGVLGLAARHDAIQGNPLREVSPISIPRKEVRALSPADVRVLRRRLAAWQSEPPVNGRRRRPDDLLDVVDVMLATGCRISEALALRWQDVDVDARKLAITGAVVVAGRGGAVRQDHPKSAGSVQTYTVDAHTADMLRGRWERSMDLGLVSPMVFPSSTGTVRDPSNYRKQWRTAREAIGFEWVTPHTFRKTVATRLADAEGLAAASAYLGHSGEAVTRTHYRAKAPEAADMTAALAGFWGDAEGGEGEVP; encoded by the coding sequence ATGCCGCGCCCGCCGTTGGCCGTGGGCACCTGGGGGCGGATCAGCGACCCCCTGGAAGTGGCCCCCGGCGTGTTCCGCGCTATGGCCAAGGTCCGCGACGTGGACGGGGTGACGCGCAAGGTGGAGGCCCGCGCATCGTCTAAGGAGCGCGCCCGCCGCACCCTGGAGGCCCGCCTCCGCGCCCGCACAGCCCCGCCCGCTGGCGAGGTCACCCCGGACACCCGCGTCCGCGACGTCGCCCGCCTATGGCTGGCAGAGGTGGAGGCCCGCGGCCGCGCGGCCAACACCGTGAAGCGGTACCGGATCACCGTGGACCTGCACGTCTGCAAGGCCCGCGGCGGCGTCGGGGAGCTCCGGGTGAGGGAATGCACCACGTCCCGGATGGAGGCGTTCCTCCGCGGGATCGCGCGGGACCACGGGGCACCCTCGGCCAAGGTGGCGCGGACGGTCATGTCCGGCGTCCTCGGCCTGGCTGCCCGTCATGACGCCATCCAGGGGAACCCACTCCGAGAGGTGTCCCCCATCTCCATCCCACGGAAGGAGGTCCGCGCCCTGTCCCCCGCGGACGTCCGCGTCCTGCGCCGGAGGTTGGCGGCCTGGCAGTCGGAGCCGCCCGTGAACGGGAGGCGTCGGCGGCCGGACGACCTGCTGGACGTCGTGGACGTCATGCTGGCCACGGGGTGCCGTATCTCGGAGGCGCTGGCCCTGCGCTGGCAGGACGTGGACGTGGACGCCCGGAAGCTGGCCATCACGGGTGCCGTCGTGGTGGCGGGCCGCGGGGGCGCGGTGCGCCAGGATCACCCCAAGTCGGCCGGGTCCGTCCAGACGTACACGGTGGACGCCCACACGGCGGACATGCTCCGCGGCCGGTGGGAGCGGTCCATGGACCTGGGCCTGGTGTCCCCGATGGTGTTCCCTTCGTCCACGGGGACTGTCCGGGACCCGTCGAACTACCGGAAGCAGTGGCGGACGGCGCGGGAGGCTATCGGATTCGAGTGGGTCACCCCGCACACGTTCCGCAAGACGGTTGCCACGCGGCTGGCTGACGCGGAGGGCCTGGCCGCAGCGTCGGCGTACCTGGGCCACTCCGGGGAGGCCGTGACCCGGACGCACTACCGAGCCAAGGCACCGGAGGCGGCGGACATGACGGCGGCGCTGGCCGGGTTCTGGGGGGACGCGGAGGGCGGCGAGGGGGAGGTCCCCTAA
- a CDS encoding inorganic phosphate transporter codes for MTAPLLVPVLVLLLAVGGLMGFRDAPNAVALAVRFRALTPRVALILSALLNAVGVLLGALMLTLGLPLMVAGGTARPEVLALVGVAAAVTLGWGVLAWRFRAPTSTTHALLASLAAAHVASVSALGSGLDPAFENGARWEVAASLLLSPVLAWGLARLTARPVLRLATTGTTVNVQHRARIALAVSTGLIALGHGVQAALRLLPLAVLVATAAVGTGLPPGTELSAAFVAAAAVGIGTLGGAWGIAWTLTERLVILDPLRAAVAAVVPAVLLFAGTMLLHLPLSSTHTGVAGIVGAGQTQSYASVRWGAVARVAVWWVATPLVCGSLAFAAGAVLLPLLG; via the coding sequence GTGACCGCGCCGCTCCTGGTCCCGGTGCTGGTCCTGCTGCTGGCGGTCGGGGGGCTGATGGGATTCCGGGACGCCCCGAACGCCGTCGCCCTGGCGGTCCGGTTCCGGGCGCTGACGCCGCGCGTCGCCCTGATCCTGTCCGCCCTGCTGAACGCGGTCGGCGTGCTGCTCGGCGCGCTGATGCTGACCCTGGGGCTGCCCCTGATGGTCGCCGGCGGCACCGCGCGCCCGGAGGTCCTGGCCCTCGTGGGGGTGGCCGCCGCGGTGACGCTCGGCTGGGGCGTGCTCGCGTGGCGCTTCCGGGCGCCGACGTCCACCACGCACGCCCTGCTGGCCTCGCTCGCCGCCGCCCACGTCGCGTCCGTGTCGGCGCTCGGCAGCGGCCTGGACCCCGCCTTCGAGAACGGCGCACGGTGGGAGGTGGCGGCGAGCCTGCTGCTGTCCCCGGTCCTCGCCTGGGGCCTGGCACGGCTGACGGCGCGGCCCGTGCTGCGCCTGGCCACCACCGGCACCACCGTGAACGTGCAGCACCGTGCGCGGATCGCCCTGGCGGTCTCCACCGGGCTCATCGCGCTGGGGCACGGCGTGCAGGCGGCGCTGCGCCTGCTCCCCCTGGCGGTGCTCGTGGCGACCGCCGCCGTCGGCACGGGACTGCCCCCGGGGACGGAGCTGAGCGCGGCGTTCGTCGCAGCGGCGGCCGTCGGGATCGGCACCCTGGGCGGGGCGTGGGGCATCGCGTGGACCCTCACGGAGCGCCTGGTGATCCTGGACCCGCTGCGCGCCGCCGTCGCCGCCGTGGTGCCGGCCGTCCTGCTCTTCGCCGGCACGATGCTCCTGCACCTGCCCCTGTCCTCCACGCACACGGGCGTGGCGGGGATCGTCGGCGCGGGCCAGACCCAGTCCTACGCGTCCGTGCGGTGGGGCGCGGTGGCGCGGGTGGCCGTATGGTGGGTGGCGACGCCCCTGGTGTGCGGGTCCCTGGCCTTCGCCGCCGGCGCCGTGCTGCTGCCCCTGCTCGGCTGA
- the pstB gene encoding phosphate ABC transporter ATP-binding protein PstB, with protein sequence MSKRIQAKDVDVYYGKFKAVEGVSIDIAPRTVTAFIGPSGCGKTTFLRAINRMHEVLPGAHVEGQLLLDGEDVYGPGVDPVTVRSQIGMVFQRPNPFPTMSIRDNVLAGYKLNGTRLTKSRADEIVEKSLRGANLWNEVKDRLDKPGSGLSGGQQQRLCIARSVAVEPDVILMDEPCSALDPISTLAVEDLINELKEDYTVIIVTHNMQQAARVADKTAFFNIQGIGQPGKLIEYAETNTIFNNPSNQQTEDYVSGRFG encoded by the coding sequence ATGTCTAAGCGCATCCAGGCCAAGGACGTCGACGTCTACTACGGCAAGTTCAAGGCCGTCGAGGGCGTCAGCATCGACATCGCCCCCCGCACCGTCACCGCGTTCATCGGCCCGTCCGGCTGCGGCAAGACCACGTTCCTGCGCGCCATCAACCGCATGCACGAGGTGCTCCCCGGCGCCCACGTCGAGGGCCAGCTGCTCCTCGACGGCGAGGACGTCTACGGCCCCGGTGTCGACCCGGTGACGGTCCGGTCCCAGATCGGCATGGTCTTCCAGCGCCCGAACCCGTTCCCCACCATGTCCATCCGCGACAACGTGCTGGCCGGCTACAAGCTCAACGGCACCCGCCTGACCAAGTCCCGTGCGGACGAGATCGTGGAGAAGTCCCTGCGCGGCGCCAACCTCTGGAACGAGGTCAAGGACCGCCTGGACAAGCCGGGCTCCGGCCTCTCCGGCGGCCAGCAGCAGCGCCTCTGCATCGCCCGGTCCGTGGCCGTCGAGCCGGACGTGATCCTCATGGACGAGCCCTGCTCGGCCCTGGACCCGATCTCCACCCTGGCCGTCGAGGACCTCATCAACGAGCTCAAGGAGGACTACACGGTCATCATCGTCACGCACAACATGCAGCAGGCCGCGCGCGTGGCGGACAAGACCGCGTTCTTCAACATCCAGGGCATCGGCCAGCCGGGCAAGCTCATCGAGTACGCCGAGACCAACACCATCTTCAACAACCCGTCGAACCAGCAGACCGAGGACTACGTCTCCGGCCGCTTCGGCTGA
- the pstA gene encoding phosphate ABC transporter permease PstA codes for MSTALNDTPTRENTPASKHTQNSLTAGQKPRWTWMAVAAGAVVLGLGLEALLAGGFADFSIARFIILAAILFVAGMYVATRVLENRRQATDGLWRNLVWAAFLIALVPLISVLWSVVADGGATLFGNPQLLVNDMQGVTGVTDAQYVQAGEPMGDLPGGFAHALVGTFLITVIATVIAVPIGLLTSIYLVEFGRDGWLSRAIIFFVDVMTGIPSIVAGLFAFAAMSVVLEMVMGSGPKALQSVKMGLTAAIALTVLMIPVVVRSTEEMLRVVPNELREGSYALGVRKWRTIFKVVLPTAISGIASGITLAIARVTGETAPILVTAGFASAVNWNPFDNWMTALPVYIYRQLVAPTSPTAMDASTSRAWAAALVLIIIVMVLNLLARIVAKAFAPKTGR; via the coding sequence ATGAGCACCGCACTGAACGACACGCCGACGCGGGAGAACACCCCGGCGTCGAAGCACACGCAGAACTCCCTGACGGCCGGGCAGAAGCCCCGCTGGACGTGGATGGCCGTGGCCGCCGGCGCCGTGGTCCTGGGCCTCGGCCTCGAAGCCCTGCTGGCCGGCGGGTTCGCCGACTTCTCCATCGCGCGCTTCATCATCCTGGCCGCGATCCTCTTCGTCGCGGGCATGTACGTCGCCACCCGCGTGCTGGAGAACCGCCGCCAGGCCACGGACGGCCTGTGGCGCAACCTCGTGTGGGCCGCATTCCTGATCGCCCTGGTCCCGCTGATCTCCGTGCTGTGGTCCGTGGTGGCCGACGGCGGCGCGACCCTGTTCGGCAACCCGCAGCTGCTGGTGAACGACATGCAGGGCGTCACCGGCGTCACCGACGCCCAGTACGTCCAGGCCGGCGAGCCCATGGGCGACCTGCCCGGCGGCTTCGCCCACGCCCTGGTGGGCACGTTCCTCATCACCGTGATCGCCACCGTGATCGCCGTGCCGATCGGCCTGCTGACCTCCATCTACCTGGTGGAGTTCGGCCGCGACGGCTGGCTGTCCCGCGCCATCATCTTCTTCGTCGACGTCATGACCGGCATCCCGTCCATCGTGGCGGGCCTCTTCGCCTTCGCGGCGATGTCGGTGGTGCTCGAGATGGTCATGGGCTCCGGCCCGAAGGCGCTGCAGTCCGTGAAGATGGGCCTCACCGCCGCCATCGCGCTCACCGTGCTGATGATCCCCGTCGTGGTCCGCTCCACCGAGGAGATGCTCCGCGTGGTGCCGAACGAGCTGCGCGAGGGCTCCTACGCCCTCGGCGTGCGGAAGTGGCGCACGATCTTCAAGGTCGTGCTCCCCACCGCCATCTCCGGCATCGCCTCCGGCATCACCCTGGCGATCGCCCGCGTGACCGGCGAGACCGCGCCGATCCTCGTGACCGCCGGCTTCGCCTCCGCGGTGAACTGGAACCCGTTCGACAACTGGATGACCGCCCTCCCGGTGTACATCTACCGTCAGCTGGTCGCCCCGACGTCGCCCACGGCCATGGACGCCTCCACGTCCCGCGCCTGGGCCGCCGCCCTGGTCCTCATCATCATCGTGATGGTGCTGAACCTCCTCGCGCGCATCGTCGCCAAGGCCTTCGCCCCCAAGACCGGCCGCTGA
- the pstC gene encoding phosphate ABC transporter permease subunit PstC, whose amino-acid sequence MSHTATEAAPSSSALKSSRAGAAGDKVFSGLALAAGVLILLILAFVAIFLVSEAWPALFPAEGANLESGDSFWGYVWPLMAGTVMAAIIALLLATPVAVGVALFISHYAPPKIAQPVGYVIDLLAAIPSVVYGIWGWLTLAPLMVPIYEWLNEYLGWLPFFGGSVTSTGRVLMTSGIVLAVMVVPIITALCREIFSQTPKLHEEAALGLGATRWEMIKMTVFPFARAGIVSSIMLGLGRALGETMAVTMVLSPGKFSPSVIEEGRNATIPSEIALNFPEAYGIRLNELIAAGLMLFVITLVVNMVARWIVNKHKEFSGAN is encoded by the coding sequence GTGTCCCACACCGCAACTGAGGCGGCCCCGAGCTCCTCCGCCCTGAAATCGTCGCGGGCGGGGGCCGCCGGAGACAAGGTCTTCTCCGGTCTCGCCCTGGCCGCCGGCGTCCTCATCCTGCTGATCCTCGCCTTCGTGGCGATCTTCCTGGTGTCCGAGGCCTGGCCCGCGCTGTTCCCGGCCGAGGGCGCGAACCTCGAGTCCGGCGACTCCTTCTGGGGGTACGTCTGGCCGCTGATGGCCGGCACCGTCATGGCGGCGATCATCGCCCTGCTGCTGGCCACGCCGGTCGCCGTCGGCGTCGCCCTCTTCATCTCCCACTACGCCCCGCCGAAGATCGCCCAGCCCGTCGGCTACGTGATCGACCTGCTGGCCGCCATCCCCTCCGTGGTCTACGGCATCTGGGGCTGGCTCACCCTGGCGCCCCTGATGGTGCCGATCTACGAGTGGCTGAACGAGTACCTCGGCTGGCTGCCCTTCTTCGGCGGCTCCGTGACCTCCACCGGTCGCGTCCTGATGACCTCCGGCATCGTGCTGGCCGTCATGGTCGTGCCGATCATCACGGCCCTGTGCCGTGAGATCTTCTCCCAGACCCCGAAGCTCCACGAGGAGGCCGCCCTGGGTCTGGGCGCCACCCGCTGGGAGATGATCAAGATGACCGTGTTCCCGTTCGCGCGGGCCGGCATCGTCTCCTCCATCATGCTCGGCCTGGGCCGCGCCCTCGGCGAGACCATGGCCGTGACCATGGTGCTCTCGCCCGGCAAGTTCAGCCCGTCCGTGATCGAGGAGGGCCGCAACGCGACCATCCCCTCGGAGATCGCGCTGAACTTCCCGGAGGCCTACGGCATCCGGCTCAACGAGCTCATCGCGGCCGGCCTCATGCTCTTCGTGATCACCCTCGTGGTGAACATGGTGGCGCGCTGGATCGTGAACAAGCACAAGGAATTCTCGGGGGCCAACTGA
- the pstS gene encoding phosphate ABC transporter substrate-binding protein PstS produces MKALRFGRSAALLSVAALALTACGGGNDSASSSSSAASSSAAGSSSASSSAAGSSSASSSAAESSSASGSSSAAQGGYAIDVPTASGTLMGSGASSQEAAMTAWTEGVKATSPELQVQYSPDGSGAGRKAFLSGAATFAGSDAALKDEEKTQAQEVCGPDGAFHVPAYVSPIAVAYNLEGVDSLNLDADTIAKIFSKKITKWNAPEIAALNEGVELPDTAITVVHRADESGTTENFTAYLDQVAPEAWTYGKVKEWPGDITAESAQGTKGVVSQAAATNGAITYADESGVGSLKTAKVGKDGKFAEISPEAAAKIVADGKKQDDGSIELDRANAGEGVYPIVLVSYHIFCNQYGDQETVDQVKAFASYVISEDGQKAAQEASKSAPLDAELAKEAKTRIDAIKVG; encoded by the coding sequence GTGAAGGCTCTCCGCTTCGGCCGCTCGGCCGCCCTCCTTTCTGTGGCCGCCCTTGCCCTGACCGCCTGCGGCGGCGGCAACGACTCGGCCTCCTCCTCTTCCTCCGCCGCGTCCTCCTCGGCCGCCGGCTCCTCCTCCGCGTCCTCCTCGGCCGCCGGTTCCTCCTCCGCGTCCTCCTCGGCCGCCGAGTCCTCCTCGGCCTCGGGCTCCTCCTCCGCCGCTCAGGGTGGCTACGCCATCGACGTCCCCACCGCCTCCGGCACCCTCATGGGCTCCGGCGCGTCCTCCCAGGAGGCCGCCATGACCGCCTGGACCGAGGGTGTCAAGGCCACCTCCCCCGAGCTGCAGGTCCAGTACTCCCCGGACGGCTCCGGCGCCGGCCGCAAGGCGTTCCTCTCCGGCGCGGCCACCTTCGCCGGCTCCGACGCCGCCCTGAAGGACGAGGAGAAGACCCAGGCGCAGGAGGTCTGCGGCCCGGACGGCGCGTTCCACGTGCCCGCCTACGTCTCCCCGATCGCCGTGGCCTACAACCTCGAGGGCGTCGACTCCCTGAACCTGGACGCCGACACCATCGCGAAGATCTTCTCCAAGAAGATCACCAAGTGGAACGCCCCGGAGATCGCCGCCCTCAACGAGGGCGTCGAGCTGCCCGACACCGCCATCACCGTCGTGCACCGCGCCGACGAGTCCGGTACCACCGAGAACTTCACCGCCTACCTGGACCAGGTCGCCCCCGAGGCCTGGACCTACGGCAAGGTCAAGGAGTGGCCGGGCGACATCACCGCCGAGTCCGCCCAGGGCACCAAGGGCGTCGTGTCCCAGGCCGCCGCCACCAACGGCGCCATCACCTACGCCGACGAGTCCGGCGTGGGCTCCCTGAAGACCGCCAAGGTCGGCAAGGACGGCAAGTTCGCGGAGATCTCCCCCGAGGCCGCCGCCAAGATCGTCGCGGACGGCAAGAAGCAGGACGACGGCTCCATCGAGCTCGACCGCGCCAACGCGGGCGAGGGCGTGTACCCGATCGTGCTCGTCTCCTACCACATCTTCTGCAACCAGTACGGGGACCAGGAGACCGTCGACCAGGTCAAGGCGTTCGCCTCCTACGTGATCTCCGAGGACGGCCAGAAGGCCGCCCAGGAGGCCTCCAAGTCCGCTCCGCTGGACGCCGAGCTGGCCAAGGAGGCCAAGACTCGCATCGACGCGATCAAGGTCGGCTGA
- a CDS encoding FUSC family protein, giving the protein MTDRHATATGTLPAVPAAAGPSGVGRFLRRRARAGWSRLRSSVGHAALMAVCAVGAYWFAETVLGHAQPLFAATALLIALGFQREPRVRKVAEVAFGCTLGILIGDLMMAALGRGLWQAVLVVFVSVLAARFLDSGATFTMQMSLQSVLVVLLPLNADGPFARSADALVGGLLALLVTLLSPRDPTRLPARQLRGLYESMASVLRELSAALRAEESRTAWMALVECRRTQSTLEDVRKELKVTREQTVLNPLQRPARDAADVMAVAADRSDLAVRSLRIVARRVVSILDHGAVDGDHRERLAAWFDDAADAVEILHRSLAEPQAEGRHRSLDVARDALGASASWLDPHELAGGTVHGEALVMLLRPMMVDLIEATGASHAEALTYLPRV; this is encoded by the coding sequence ATGACGGACCGCCACGCCACCGCGACGGGGACCCTGCCCGCGGTGCCCGCCGCGGCAGGGCCCTCCGGGGTGGGCAGGTTCCTGCGCCGCCGGGCCCGCGCCGGCTGGTCCCGGCTGCGCTCCTCGGTGGGCCACGCCGCCCTCATGGCCGTGTGCGCGGTGGGCGCCTACTGGTTCGCCGAGACCGTCCTCGGGCACGCCCAGCCCCTGTTCGCGGCGACGGCCCTCCTGATCGCCCTCGGATTCCAGCGCGAGCCCAGGGTCCGCAAGGTGGCCGAGGTCGCGTTCGGCTGCACGCTCGGCATCCTCATCGGGGACCTCATGATGGCGGCGCTGGGCCGCGGCCTCTGGCAGGCGGTCCTCGTGGTCTTCGTCTCGGTGCTGGCGGCCCGGTTCCTGGACTCCGGGGCCACCTTCACCATGCAGATGTCCCTGCAGTCCGTGCTCGTGGTGCTCCTCCCCCTCAACGCGGACGGCCCCTTCGCCCGCTCGGCCGACGCCCTGGTGGGCGGCCTCCTCGCCCTCCTGGTGACCCTCCTGTCCCCCCGGGACCCCACGCGCCTGCCCGCCCGCCAGCTCCGCGGCCTCTACGAGTCCATGGCCTCCGTGCTGCGGGAGCTCTCCGCCGCCCTCCGCGCGGAGGAGTCCCGCACGGCGTGGATGGCGCTGGTGGAGTGCCGGCGCACGCAGTCGACACTGGAGGACGTCCGCAAGGAGCTCAAGGTCACCCGGGAGCAGACCGTCCTGAATCCGCTGCAGCGCCCGGCCCGCGACGCGGCGGACGTCATGGCCGTGGCCGCCGACCGCTCCGACCTCGCCGTCCGCTCCCTGCGGATCGTGGCCCGCCGCGTGGTCTCGATCCTGGACCACGGCGCCGTGGACGGCGACCACCGCGAGCGCCTGGCGGCCTGGTTCGACGACGCCGCGGACGCCGTCGAGATCCTGCACCGCTCGCTGGCCGAGCCGCAGGCCGAGGGGCGGCACCGCTCCCTGGACGTGGCCCGCGACGCCCTGGGCGCCTCCGCCTCGTGGCTGGACCCCCACGAGCTGGCCGGGGGCACCGTGCACGGCGAGGCGCTGGTGATGCTGCTGCGGCCCATGATGGTGGACCTCATCGAGGCGACGGGCGCCTCCCACGCGGAGGCGCTCACCTACCTGCCGCGCGTCTGA
- a CDS encoding IS481 family transposase codes for MSHANAALTPRARLRLAKLIVDEHWAVATAAKMFMVSPPTARKWATRFRAEGPAGMVDRSSRPATMPTRTSPAVVKQIVAARRRRRLGPVQIASELGMPASTVHAVLVRCRINRLARLDRVTAEPIRRYEHPHPGSLIHVDVTKFGRIPDGGGHRFVGRQQGMKHRAATSDREGTRDARYQPRLGVGFLHTVIDDHSRFAYVEMHSDERSQTAIAVLRRAVAHFAQLGVEVERVLSDNGSAYRSHAWRDACTELGIKPKRTRPYRPQTNGKIERFHRTLADGWAYAKFYGSETERRAALPGWVHFYNHHRVHSAIGAAPASRLNNLPGHHT; via the coding sequence ATGTCCCACGCTAACGCCGCCCTGACCCCTCGCGCCCGTCTACGCCTGGCCAAGCTCATCGTCGATGAGCACTGGGCGGTCGCCACCGCGGCCAAGATGTTCATGGTCTCCCCACCCACCGCACGCAAATGGGCCACCCGCTTCCGGGCCGAGGGACCTGCAGGCATGGTCGACCGGTCCAGCCGGCCGGCCACGATGCCGACCAGAACATCGCCTGCAGTGGTGAAACAGATCGTGGCCGCCAGAAGGCGCCGACGCCTGGGGCCCGTGCAGATCGCCTCAGAACTCGGGATGCCGGCATCCACCGTCCATGCCGTGCTCGTGCGTTGCCGGATCAACCGCCTCGCCCGTCTGGACCGGGTCACCGCCGAGCCGATCCGCCGCTATGAGCACCCCCACCCCGGCTCGCTGATCCACGTTGACGTCACGAAGTTCGGACGCATCCCCGACGGGGGCGGGCACCGATTCGTCGGGCGTCAGCAGGGCATGAAGCACCGCGCGGCGACTTCGGACCGAGAAGGAACCCGTGATGCCCGATACCAGCCCCGGCTCGGGGTGGGCTTCCTGCACACCGTGATCGATGACCACTCCCGCTTCGCGTATGTCGAGATGCACTCCGACGAACGCAGCCAGACCGCCATCGCGGTGCTGCGCCGCGCGGTCGCTCACTTCGCGCAGCTGGGCGTGGAGGTGGAGCGGGTGCTCTCGGACAACGGTTCGGCCTACCGCTCGCATGCCTGGCGGGATGCTTGCACCGAGCTCGGGATCAAGCCCAAGCGGACTCGGCCCTACCGACCGCAGACGAACGGGAAGATCGAGCGGTTCCATCGCACGCTCGCTGACGGGTGGGCCTACGCCAAGTTCTACGGCTCAGAGACCGAACGCAGGGCCGCGTTGCCTGGGTGGGTGCACTTCTACAATCATCACCGAGTCCACTCCGCGATCGGAGCCGCACCTGCCAGCAGGCTCAACAACCTCCCTGGACATCACACCTAG